One Nonomuraea angiospora DNA segment encodes these proteins:
- a CDS encoding alpha/beta hydrolase, protein MRTAVFAGVLALAAVVLTPVAASANKEPTPGPTDAIDQYGLGDFGSETVSYGPQARQAMDVWWTPDGQQRPGVFLIHGGWWSGGDKRYMKEIVRQYAELGYTVFNLNYRLSSDAAWPAQRSDALAAIALARKHADRWAFDPSNYVVVGFSAGGHIAAAVGTYGDGISGLKGVVGLSPIISPLRAYSDGEKSDDPNKRKLRTAAIRLAGGCAPKGKCSRIWASMEVAWHASRKDAPMLTVHSKDEFVPPAQSQLLKTMLGQVGVPVTVITQPGVNHSNPLYREPGVAEQVQAWIADRIG, encoded by the coding sequence GTGCGAACTGCGGTTTTCGCGGGCGTGCTCGCGCTCGCTGCCGTCGTGCTCACACCCGTGGCCGCCAGCGCCAACAAGGAGCCGACGCCCGGCCCCACGGACGCCATCGACCAGTACGGGCTCGGCGACTTCGGCTCCGAGACCGTCTCGTACGGCCCCCAGGCACGTCAGGCCATGGACGTCTGGTGGACGCCCGACGGCCAGCAGCGCCCCGGCGTCTTCCTGATCCACGGCGGCTGGTGGTCGGGCGGCGACAAGCGCTACATGAAGGAGATCGTCCGCCAGTACGCCGAGCTGGGCTACACGGTCTTCAACCTCAACTACCGGCTCTCCAGCGACGCGGCGTGGCCCGCGCAGCGCTCGGACGCGCTGGCCGCCATCGCGCTGGCCCGCAAGCACGCCGATCGGTGGGCGTTCGACCCGAGCAACTACGTGGTGGTGGGCTTCTCCGCCGGCGGCCACATCGCGGCGGCCGTGGGCACGTACGGCGACGGCATCTCCGGCCTCAAGGGCGTCGTGGGCCTGTCGCCGATCATCTCGCCCCTGCGCGCCTACTCCGACGGCGAGAAGTCCGACGACCCCAACAAGCGCAAGCTCCGCACGGCCGCCATCCGCCTGGCCGGGGGCTGCGCGCCCAAGGGCAAGTGCTCGCGGATCTGGGCCAGCATGGAGGTGGCCTGGCACGCCAGCCGCAAGGACGCGCCGATGCTGACCGTGCACTCCAAGGACGAGTTCGTGCCGCCGGCGCAGAGCCAGCTGCTCAAGACGATGCTGGGGCAGGTGGGCGTGCCCGTGACGGTGATCACCCAGCCGGGCGTCAACCACAGCAACCCGCTCTACCGTGAGCCCGGGGTGGCCGAGCAGGTGCAGGCCTGGATCGCCGACCGCATCGGCTGA
- the tesB gene encoding acyl-CoA thioesterase II — MNEALKELLDLLDLEQIELDIFRGRSPEERIQRVFGGQVAAQALVAAGRTVPKDRHVHSLHAYFIRPGDPTIPIIYNVDRLRDGRSFTTRRIVAVQHGKAIFTMSASFHIPEEGVTHQASVMPQVPDPETLPTFRDRMHDAVGDHPELLEWFSRPRPVDARYVSPLTWEAFKNPDLRSAQTNVWFRYHADLPDDPLLHVVLAAYASDFTLVDTILLAHGMAWGASNVSGASLDHAMWFHRPFRADDWLLYAQESPWSGGARGLARGEMFTASGELVVSVVQEAMIRLTK; from the coding sequence GTGAACGAGGCGCTGAAGGAGCTGCTGGATCTGCTCGACCTGGAGCAGATCGAGCTCGACATCTTCCGGGGACGGAGCCCGGAGGAGCGCATCCAGCGCGTCTTCGGCGGCCAGGTGGCGGCCCAGGCTCTCGTGGCGGCCGGCCGTACGGTGCCGAAGGACCGGCACGTCCACTCCCTGCACGCCTACTTCATCCGCCCGGGCGACCCCACCATCCCGATCATCTACAACGTCGACCGCCTCCGCGACGGCCGCTCGTTCACCACCCGCAGGATCGTCGCCGTCCAGCACGGCAAGGCGATCTTCACGATGTCGGCGTCGTTCCACATCCCCGAGGAGGGCGTGACGCATCAGGCGTCCGTCATGCCGCAGGTGCCCGACCCCGAGACGCTCCCCACGTTCCGGGACCGGATGCACGACGCGGTCGGCGACCACCCCGAGCTGCTCGAGTGGTTCTCCCGCCCCCGCCCGGTGGACGCCAGGTACGTCTCGCCGCTCACCTGGGAGGCGTTCAAGAACCCCGACCTGCGCAGCGCCCAGACCAACGTGTGGTTCCGCTACCACGCCGACCTGCCCGACGACCCGCTGCTGCACGTCGTGCTGGCCGCGTACGCGTCCGACTTCACGCTGGTCGACACGATCCTGCTGGCCCACGGCATGGCCTGGGGCGCCTCCAACGTCTCCGGCGCCTCGCTGGACCACGCCATGTGGTTCCACCGCCCCTTCAGGGCCGACGACTGGTTGCTCTATGCTCAGGAGTCCCCCTGGTCGGGGGGAGCTCGGGGGCTCGCGCGCGGCGAGATGTTCACCGCGTCGGGTGAGCTCGTGGTCTCGGTCGTCCAAGAGGCCATGATCCGCCTGACGAAATAG
- a CDS encoding ATP-dependent DNA helicase UvrD2: protein MDDVLAGLDPEQRAVAEAVRGPVCVLAGAGTGKTRAITHRIAHAVRSGVVDARSVLAVTFTTRAAGELRQRLRALGAPGVQARTFHAAALRQLTYFWPRVIGGEAPSVIESKLPVLVEACRQIRKNPDRSELRDIAAEVEWAKVTQIGPEDYVTAAAKYHRTPPVPPEEVARLYEAYEQIRRERHLVDFETILELTAAVMTEHQEVAGQIRQQYRYFVVDEYQDVNPLQKLLLDTWLGGRDDLCVVGDPNQTIYSFTGATPRYLTGFAVEHPDAAVIKLVRDYRSTPQVVDLANRLIVRSPHRLDLVAQRPDGPKPSISDYDDEPAEAAGAARAIRKLLDKGVPSREIAILFRVNSQSEAYEEALSKAEIPYVLRGAERFFDRPEVRQAVVLLRGAARAYAGEPLAAEVHHILAGVGLTPSPPGGGKAREKWESLKALADLAEDLAAEGADLPAYVAELERRASEQHAPPVEGVTLASLHAAKGLEWDAVFLVGLTDGMLPIIYAETPEQIEEERRLLYVGVTRAREHLSLSWAGARAPGARRTRRPSRFLDGLGTRTSSSSPPRASTAPRERRAVAAPVSCRVCAKTLVAAAEQKLGRCSTCPADYDEALLERLKAWRTATAKEAKIPPYVVFTDVTLQAIAERAPSTEQELLSIAGIGKIKVDRYGEAVLSLCRTD, encoded by the coding sequence GTGGATGACGTCCTGGCCGGTCTCGACCCCGAGCAGCGCGCGGTGGCCGAGGCGGTGCGCGGTCCGGTGTGCGTGCTGGCCGGCGCCGGCACCGGCAAGACCAGGGCGATCACCCATCGCATCGCGCACGCGGTCCGCAGCGGGGTGGTCGACGCCCGGAGCGTGCTCGCTGTGACGTTCACCACTCGGGCGGCGGGGGAGCTGCGCCAGCGGCTGCGCGCGCTCGGGGCGCCCGGGGTGCAGGCCCGCACGTTCCACGCGGCGGCGCTGCGGCAGCTCACCTACTTCTGGCCGAGGGTCATCGGGGGCGAGGCGCCCTCGGTGATCGAGTCCAAGCTGCCGGTGCTGGTGGAAGCCTGCCGCCAGATCCGGAAAAATCCGGATCGGTCCGAGTTGCGGGACATCGCGGCCGAGGTCGAGTGGGCCAAGGTGACCCAGATCGGGCCGGAGGACTACGTGACGGCCGCGGCGAAATACCACCGCACGCCCCCGGTCCCGCCGGAGGAGGTCGCTCGCCTCTATGAGGCGTACGAGCAGATCAGGCGCGAACGCCACCTGGTCGACTTCGAGACCATCCTCGAGCTGACCGCCGCCGTGATGACCGAGCACCAGGAGGTCGCGGGGCAGATCCGCCAGCAGTACCGCTATTTCGTGGTGGACGAGTACCAGGACGTCAACCCGCTGCAGAAGCTCCTGCTCGACACCTGGCTCGGGGGCCGCGACGACCTCTGCGTGGTCGGCGACCCCAACCAGACGATCTACTCCTTCACCGGCGCCACCCCGCGCTACCTGACGGGCTTCGCGGTCGAGCACCCCGACGCCGCCGTCATCAAGCTGGTGCGCGACTACCGCTCGACCCCGCAGGTGGTCGACCTGGCCAACCGGCTGATCGTCAGATCCCCGCACCGGCTCGACCTGGTGGCCCAGCGCCCCGACGGCCCCAAGCCGTCGATCTCCGACTACGACGACGAGCCCGCCGAGGCCGCGGGGGCGGCCCGCGCGATCAGGAAACTGCTGGACAAGGGCGTGCCGTCGCGGGAGATCGCGATCCTGTTCCGCGTCAACTCGCAGTCGGAGGCGTACGAGGAGGCCCTGTCCAAGGCCGAGATCCCCTACGTGCTGCGCGGCGCCGAGCGCTTCTTCGACCGCCCGGAGGTCCGGCAGGCCGTTGTCCTCCTGCGCGGCGCCGCCCGCGCCTATGCAGGAGAGCCCCTGGCCGCCGAGGTCCACCACATCCTGGCCGGCGTGGGCCTGACCCCGTCCCCTCCGGGCGGCGGCAAGGCCAGGGAGAAGTGGGAGTCCCTGAAGGCGCTGGCGGACCTGGCCGAAGACCTGGCGGCCGAGGGCGCCGACCTGCCCGCGTACGTGGCCGAGCTGGAGCGCCGGGCCTCCGAGCAGCACGCCCCGCCCGTGGAGGGCGTCACCCTGGCCTCGCTCCACGCCGCCAAGGGCCTGGAGTGGGACGCCGTCTTCCTGGTCGGCCTGACCGACGGCATGCTCCCCATCATCTACGCCGAGACCCCGGAGCAGATCGAGGAGGAGCGCCGCCTCCTCTACGTGGGCGTCACCCGCGCCCGCGAGCACCTCTCCCTCTCCTGGGCCGGCGCCCGCGCCCCCGGCGCCCGCAGGACCCGCCGTCCCTCCCGCTTCCTCGACGGTCTCGGCACCCGCACCTCCTCCTCGTCCCCGCCCCGCGCCTCGACCGCGCCCCGCGAACGGCGTGCGGTGGCGGCGCCGGTGAGCTGCCGGGTGTGCGCGAAGACGCTGGTGGCGGCGGCCGAGCAGAAGCTGGGGCGCTGCTCCACGTGCCCGGCGGACTACGACGAGGCCCTCCTCGAACGCCTCAAGGCCTGGCGCACCGCCACCGCCAAGGAGGCCAAGATCCCGCCGTACGTCGTCTTCACGGACGTGACCCTCCAGGCCATCGCGGAGCGCGCGCCGTCCACGGAGCAGGAGCTGCTGTCGATAGCGGGCATCGGCAAGATCAAGGTGGACCGCTACGGCGAGGCCGTGCTGTCTCTCTGCCGCACCGACTGA
- a CDS encoding mycoredoxin, giving the protein MALTVYSTTWCGPCKRLKSQLTREGISFKDIDIERDPSAAEFVMSVNNGNQVVPTVVIDTPDGRVVRTNPSALEVKALLGAS; this is encoded by the coding sequence ATGGCGCTCACCGTCTACAGCACCACGTGGTGCGGCCCCTGCAAGCGGCTCAAGTCCCAGCTCACCCGCGAGGGCATCAGCTTCAAGGACATCGACATCGAGCGCGACCCGTCGGCGGCGGAGTTCGTGATGAGCGTCAACAACGGCAACCAGGTGGTGCCGACCGTGGTGATCGACACCCCCGACGGCCGCGTGGTGCGCACGAACCCTTCGGCTCTCGAGGTCAAGGCCCTGCTCGGGGCCTCCTGA